GGGCATACATGCCAAATTCCAACTTTTAGGTAAAATAGAAACTTCTAAGGGCTTGGGTATTAGCGAAAAAGAATTAGACAAGTGGCAAAAAGAAGGGCTGATAGAATACTTGGGAGCGGTAGAAGATGTGCGCCCCATTATGGCACAAGCCGATTGTGTTGTCCTGCCTTCGTATCGCGAAGGTACGCCTCGCACACTCTTGGAGGCGGCAAGTTTGGGAAAGCCGCTTATCGCTACCGACGTGCCAGGGTGTAGAGAAACCATCGACGACGGTTTGAATGGTTTTCTTTGTGAAGTGAAAAACGCTTATGATTTGGCGGATAAAATGCAAAAATTGCTTTCCCTACCCGCAGAAGCGCGTGAGCAAATGGGAAAACAGAGTAGAAAATTGGTAGAAATGCGATTTGACCAAAAAATTGTCATCGAAAAGTACCAACAAGCCCTACAAATTATTACCTTGCAGTAAAATAGACGGTAGCAGACCGCTTTTGTCGGCATGAGCCTTCAAAGGCGGTTGGGCAAGCGTTTCTATGCCGTTTTTGCCAAAATTTTTACTAAAATTTTACTAAAACTTTATCCCCAAAATAAGATGGTAAATCTTCTAACTACAAAGCGTATTCGCGACCAAATCAATGCCACACCCGAACAAATCCAAGAAATCATCGATGCCTGTGAGTATGGCATTTGTGTTACAGATGAAAATGGCATTTTTGTAGCCGTCAATAATCGCTATTGTGAGTATTACGGCTATGCGCGTGAGGAGTTGGTGGGACAGTCGTTTCTTATCGTTGTGCAGAACAATGACCAGACTTTGCTCAAAACCCTGCACGATAAGTTTATTGATGAGCAGCGCGAAATTTCACGCACCTGGACGGTAAGACGAAAAGATGGCTCTTTGATGAACATCAACGTAGATGCTCGCTATACCAACGCCCTCGACGGAAAGCCACACAAACTCACTTTCATCGAGCCTTTCGAGGCAAAATAAAGGCGGAATTGTCTTATTTTGTCTTTACTTTTTTTGTCTTGCCCTTGCCAAATTTTGTTGGGTTTGGTCTGATTTTATCGCGGCTATCATTTTCCACTGCACTGTTTTTTTGTATCTTTGTCGTTGAAAACTTTTCCCACACCGACACTTTCTCGATTTTCAATTCTCAAAGATATGACACGCGATACCCAAATTTTTGACCTCATCGAGCGCGAAGCCCATCGCCAAATGCACGGCATTGAGCTAATTGCCTCTGAAAATTTCGTTTCTCCGCAGGTGATGGAGGCGGCAGGAAGCGTCCTGACGAATAAGTACGCCGAAGGGCTACCCAAAAAACGCTACTATGGCGGCTGCGAAGTGGTAGATGAAATCGAGCAGTTAGCGATAGACCGTTTGAAGACGCTCTTTGGCGCAGCCTGGGCAAATGTGCAGCCTCATTCGGGCGCACAGGCAAATGCAGCCGTTATGTTGGCAATTTTAAATGCAGGCGATAAAATTTTGGGCTTCGACCTCTCGCATGGCGGACACCTTACGCATGGCTCTACCGTCAATTTTTCGGGTAAATTATACCGCCCCTCTTTTTATGGTGTGGAGCGTGAAACAGGTCTGATAGATTGGGAAAAAGTGGCAGAAAAGGCACGTGTAGAGCAGCCCAAACTTATCATCTGTGGTGCTTCTGCCTATTCGCGCGATTGGAACTATGCGCGTTTGCGTCAGATTGCCGACGAAGTGGGGGCTTTGCTATTAGCGGATATTTCGCACCCTTCGGGGCTTATCGCAAAAGGCTTGCTCAATGACCCCTTGCAGCATTGTCATATCGTAACTTCCACGACGCACAAGACCTTGCGCGGTCCTCGTGGTGGAATTATTATGATGGGCAAAGATTTTGAAAATCCTTTCGGTGAAAAGGATATGAAGGGCAATCTCAAAATGATGTCGGCACTTTTGGATAGTGGCGTTTTCCCCGGTACGCAGGGCGGTCCCTTAGAGCATATTATTGCTGCCAAAGCCGTTGCGTTTGGCGAAGCCCTAACCCCACAATATGCCCAATATGTCAAGCAGGTGGCGAAAAATGCCCAAGCGATGGCAAAAGCCTTTACAGAGCGCGGCTATCAAATTATTTCAGGTGGCACAGATAACCACTTGATGCTTATTGATTTGCGCAACAAAAATCTAACAGGTAAGATTGCAGAAAATACGCTCATCAAAGCCGACATCACCATCAATAAAAACATGGTGCCTTTCGACGACAAATCGCCTTTCGTTACTTCGGGCATGCGCATTGGCACACCTGCCATCACGACGCGCGGCATGGGCGAAAGTGAGATGGAGGCTATCGTAGATTTGATAGACCGCGCCCTTATGCACCATGAGAACGAAACCGAACTATCAAACCTTAGAAAAGAGGTCAATCGTCTGATGCAAGGCTTTCCACTTTTCAAGATGGAAACCGAAACGGTCTAAAAGCCTTATTGTAGCGTGCGAACACAAAAGCAGGCAGACCCCAAGCGAGAGGTGTTTTGGGGTTTGCTTTCTTGTTTTTTTCTAAAAAACTTACTTATCAAATCTTACCAAAAATGAATATCGGCGATAGAGTGCGTCTGCTTTCAGGCAGAGAAGAGGGGTTTATCACACAAATCATAGATAAACAGCAAATAGAGGTAGAAATAGACGAGGGCTTCCGCATACCCGTTTTGCGCAGTGAAGTGGCAATCGTACAAAAAGACGAGGAGCGTTATTTTAAAGATGCCAAACCTGCTCAAATAGAGCCGATTGCGCCACCAAGTCCTACCGTTTTGGCACAAAGTCGCGCCATCGGGGAAGGCGTTTTTTTGGCATTCGCACCCTTCAACGACAAGTTGCTCAATTTATACATCATCAATCATACGCCGCACGAACTACTTTTTACCTTTGGCGAACAGCAAGACCAAAACTTTTTTGGGATTCAGGCAGGAAAAATAGAAAGTCAGAAACTACAAAAGGTGCATGTCCTGCCTTTGGAGGATTTTAAAAATTGGAAGCCTATCTATGCGCAAGTTATCTTTTTTAAGCAAACCTTACATGAGCCACAACTGCCACTGCATTTCCTACTAACCTTCAACACTTCGTTTTTCAAGACCAAGCGCATAGCACCTCTGCTTCATAAAGAAGCCTTTTTATACTCTTTGGATAGCCGCTACAAACTGCCCGACCCCATCGAAACGCCGCCTCTGCGCCCTGTGGAGGCAGAAAAATTGAAGGAAATTATGATGGAGCGCAAAACCGTTTTCGAAAAAGCATTTGAAATAGAACGACCTGCGCGTGAAATCGACCTTCACATAGAAGCCCTCACGCCACACTACGACATCATGACTTCGGAGGCGATTCTCAAAATGCAAATAGAACATTTCGAGCATATCTTTGATAGGGCGATTGCTTCGGGTATGGAAAAAATTACGTTTATCCATGGCGTAGGGGCAGGTATTTTGAGGGCTGAAATTCAAAAGCGTGTGAGCCGCAATCCGTATGTGAAGTATTACGAAGATTCACAACGCGATAAATTCGGGTATGGCGCAACTACGATTACTTTTAAATAAAAAAACTAAAAATTATTGACACTTGTAGGGGTAAAGTTTGCCCTTGTCCGAATTGAGATTGAAGTAAAAACGATTTTTTAGACCCAAAGTAAGATTTGAGCCAAATTTTATTTTGGGTTAGATTTGAAAAAGTGGCGTTTTCATAGAATTTAATGCCCTTCTCTATTGGGCTTTCGGATTTTGATTGCAGCAAAAGTGCCATCAGCAGGCTTTTCTGATAGGTAAAAAATATTTTTTCGCATTTTTTTCAGGCTTTCTATGGAATCTGACAAAGGGCTGCATCTTAGTAGCAAAACAAAGCGACACCCTGTTGGCTACGTTTTACTACCTAACTTGAACCTTTTAATACTTCATACCATGAAAGCTCCTCATTTTTTCTCGCTTGCGCTTGTTTTTTGTCTTGCCCTGACGCTGACACCCTTGCAAAATAGTTTTGCACAAACAGACGAATTTTCTACCCTTTGGCGTGGCGAAGAAGGCTACAATGCCAACTCGTTGCGCCCTGTGGCAGAGTCGGACATCGCTCTCCAAAAGACACTTTGGTATCGCCTTTCATTGAAAGAAAAACAAAACAAGCCGCTTTTTGCACGCCAAAATGAAATTACGCGACTGCTTATCGAAGCCACTAAATTAGGAATTATTCGTCCCTACGAAAACGATTCGCTTCGCACGCGCATGAGTTATGAAACTTTTTTTCAAAGGCTCAAAATTCCTACCGAAGGGTTGCCCGAAGACCCCCTTATCGAGAGCTGGGGAACAGACGAAACGGACTGGGTAATGGAAGGCTGGGATACCGAAGCCGCCGCCGAAGTGGAAGCGCAGGAATTTATGCCGCAACAGCTTTATATTTTGGAGCTAAAAGAAAATCTTATTTTTGATAAAAAACGCGCCCGCCAAATTCACGACATTCAAGCAATTACGCTCTATATCCCTGCCGAACTCAATCCGAACACAGGCTTGGAAATGCCTTTGGCTACTTTTAGCTACAAAGAAGTGGTAGAACTGCTTTTTCGCGACAATCCGAAAGCCATTTGGTACAATGCTAAAAATGGCGGCGAACATAGAAATCTGGAAGAAGCCTTCGACTTGCGCCTTTTTAGTGCCAAAATCATCAAATACGATAACATAGACGACGAATATCTCATCGACCTTGTGCAAGGTGATAGCCATCAAGCACTTATCGAGAGCGATAGGTACGAAGCCCAAACGATAGAGCGTGAAAACAACCTATTTGAAAACTAAAAAGCACACCTTCAATTTTATTTCGCCTATTTTATTTCACTTAATAGAGTGCCTCAATGGGGGGGCAAACCTCAAAGATAGTCTTTTCATTGAAAAGGCTATCTTTTTTTATTTTTCAAAACTATCTCTTTTTTACAATTTGGATTTGGAGAGCCGAACAACTTTACACAAATTTGGCTTATCTATTTAGATGCACTACTTTATACGGAAAAACGGCTTTTATTCACTTTTTTCCCTGCCTTTTATCGATTTTTAGCGAATAGTTTTAAGAACAAACCTGCTTTTAGGCTACTCTTTTCTTTTTAGACCGCCTTCATTTTTTAGCTCTAAAAAATAAACCCCAACTTATTTGGGGCTACTCTGCCTTTTCCTACCCAATACCAACACAGACCAATTCCAACACAGATGAAAAAAATCCTGAACCGCTCTTTGTTTTTCCTCGATAGCCTCAATGAATACCTCGGACGCGCTTTGGCTTGGCTTACGGTGGCATTGGTGGCAGTCGTTTGTATCGATGTCTTTGCGCGTTATTTGCTTAAAACGGGGAGTGCCTTGTTTCCCGAATTAGAATGGCATCTCTTTTCTATGATTTTCCTTTTGGGGGCAGGCTATACCCTTCGCAACGAACAACACGTGCGCGTAGATGTGCTGTATAGCAATTTTTCGCCGCTGGGAAAGGCTTGGCTTAATCTTATCGGACATCTGGTCTTATTGCTTCCTTTTTGTATTGTGCTGATTTACATTTCGCAACCTTTGGTCTATAATGCTTGGGTAACGCAGGAGGTTTCGCCTGACGCAGGCGGGCTGCCTTATCGTTTCCTTATCAAATCGGTCATTCCTGCTTCCGCCGTACTGCTTTTGATACAGGGCTTGGCGCAGATGGGAAAGTCGCTTTACTTTATTTTCTACAAAGAAGATTTTGAAGCCACAAAATAAAGCGCAAGGCTTCTCTGCCTTACTTCTATTCAACACATTCCAATAAAAACAATAATTTACTATGAGTTTAGAACTACTTGCCATTTTGCTTTTTTTGCTCATCTTGGCGGTCTTATTTTCAGGCTACCCTGTGGCATTTACCTTAGGTGGGGTTTCTATTTTGGTAGGAATTGCACTCTTGGGGATTGGGTATTTAGACCTTTTGGCGTTGCGTATTTATGGTACAATGCAAAATATTGTGCTTTTGTCTGTCCCTCTTTTTATTTTTATGGGCGTGATATTAGAAAAATCGGGCATAGCCGAAGACATGCTCCAAACCCTAACTCTGATGTTGGGCAAACTCAAAGGCGGCTTGGCTTTGGCGGTGATTGTAGTGGGGCTTTTATTGGCAGCCTCAACAGGGGTTGTCGGCGCAACGGTGGTAACAATGGGGCTTATTAGTCTGCCTGCCATGCTCAAAAGGGGCTACCCTGCTACCCTTTCCACAGGCGTAATTGCCTCGGCAGGCACTTTGGGGCAAATCATTCCGCCCAGCGTGGTCTTGATTTTGTTGGGTAGCGTCATCAATGTGCCTGTGGGCGATATGTTTATGGGGGCTGTCATACCAGGGCTGCTCCTAACTTTTGCCTATATGCTCTATGTGCTAATTTTTGCCTACCTCAAACCGCAATCTGCCCCTGCTGCCACTGATGAAGAGTTAGCCGAATTTCGCACCGAAGGACAAGGTAGCCGCATTTTTTCGGCGTTCATCTTGCCTTTTTTACTTATCCTAACCGTCTTGGGTTCGATTTTTACAGGCATCGCAACCCCCACCGAAGCGGCAGGCATTGGCGCATTTACGGCAATCTTGATGGCACTTTTAAGGCGCAAACTCTCCTTCAAGATGTTACAAGAAACGGCGCGTACTACCACTTTCCTAACTTCTATGGTCTTTATGATTTTGGTAGGCGCATCGGCTTTTAGTCTTACCTTTCGCGAACTCAAAGGTGATGATATGATTGTCAATGCCGTAACACAAAGCGGACTTTCTGCCCCTATGTTTGTGTTGGTAGCCATGCTTGGGATTTTTATTGCAGGTTTTTTTATAGATTTTATAGAAATTATTTTTATTTTCGTTCCGATTCTCACGCCCATTTTTGCAGCCTACGGCTTAGATTTGCTTTGGGTCGGGATATTGATAACGATGAACCTACAAACCTCTTTCCTAACGCCGCCTTTCGGCTTTTCGCTTTTCTACCTCAAAGGCGTTGCGCCGCCTTCGGTCAAGACCAGCGATTTATACAAAGGCATCATTCCTTTTCTGCTCATTCAAATTGCACTCTTAGCAATCGTTTATTTCTACCCTCAAATTGCTACTTGGCTGCCCAACTACCTCAATTCTTAGTCAAATTTCTCTTTTCTAACCCAAAACAACACAAAAGATGCAACCTCAACACACTCCGCCACAGCCGCCGCAATCGGAAAATAAAGAAGAGCAAAAGGCTTCTTCGCGCCGCAAGTTTCTTTCGCAGGCTTTGAAAGGCTCGGCTGCCTTTTCGCTATTAGGATTAGCCGCCTGCCGTCAGGATTTGAAACAAGAAACCACAACCGAAAATACCGCCGCCACAGGTGCTGCCAACGCCGCCACAATAGAGTGGAAATGCGCCACTACTTGGCCTCCCAACTTTCCCGTTGTGGGTGAAGGCGTGCAGCTCATGGCTGATTGGATAGACAAAATGTCGGCAGGACGGCTCAAAATCAAGGTCTATGGCGGCGGTGAATTAGTCCCTGCCCTCGAACTTTTTGATGCCGTAAGCAATGGGGCTATTCAGATGGGACATGGTGCTTCTTATTATTGGGGGGGCAAAATCCCTGCAAGCAACTTTTTTGCCGCTGTGCCTTTTGGTCTGAACGCACAACAGATGAACGCTTGGCTAATTAGTGGCGGCGGCATGGCTCTTTGGGAGGAAATCTACACGCCTTTCAATGTGCTGCCGCTTCCTGGGGGCAATACAGGCGTGCAGATGGGCGGCTGGTTCAATAAAGAAATTAAATCCTTAGCCGATATGAAGGGACTCAAAATGCGCATGCCCGGCTTGGGCGGCAAAGTCGTTACCGAATTGGGGGGCGCAACTATCCAAATTGCAGGG
The Hugenholtzia roseola DSM 9546 DNA segment above includes these coding regions:
- a CDS encoding PAS domain S-box protein, whose product is MVNLLTTKRIRDQINATPEQIQEIIDACEYGICVTDENGIFVAVNNRYCEYYGYAREELVGQSFLIVVQNNDQTLLKTLHDKFIDEQREISRTWTVRRKDGSLMNINVDARYTNALDGKPHKLTFIEPFEAK
- the glyA gene encoding serine hydroxymethyltransferase, giving the protein MTRDTQIFDLIEREAHRQMHGIELIASENFVSPQVMEAAGSVLTNKYAEGLPKKRYYGGCEVVDEIEQLAIDRLKTLFGAAWANVQPHSGAQANAAVMLAILNAGDKILGFDLSHGGHLTHGSTVNFSGKLYRPSFYGVERETGLIDWEKVAEKARVEQPKLIICGASAYSRDWNYARLRQIADEVGALLLADISHPSGLIAKGLLNDPLQHCHIVTSTTHKTLRGPRGGIIMMGKDFENPFGEKDMKGNLKMMSALLDSGVFPGTQGGPLEHIIAAKAVAFGEALTPQYAQYVKQVAKNAQAMAKAFTERGYQIISGGTDNHLMLIDLRNKNLTGKIAENTLIKADITINKNMVPFDDKSPFVTSGMRIGTPAITTRGMGESEMEAIVDLIDRALMHHENETELSNLRKEVNRLMQGFPLFKMETETV
- a CDS encoding Smr/MutS family protein; translation: MNIGDRVRLLSGREEGFITQIIDKQQIEVEIDEGFRIPVLRSEVAIVQKDEERYFKDAKPAQIEPIAPPSPTVLAQSRAIGEGVFLAFAPFNDKLLNLYIINHTPHELLFTFGEQQDQNFFGIQAGKIESQKLQKVHVLPLEDFKNWKPIYAQVIFFKQTLHEPQLPLHFLLTFNTSFFKTKRIAPLLHKEAFLYSLDSRYKLPDPIETPPLRPVEAEKLKEIMMERKTVFEKAFEIERPAREIDLHIEALTPHYDIMTSEAILKMQIEHFEHIFDRAIASGMEKITFIHGVGAGILRAEIQKRVSRNPYVKYYEDSQRDKFGYGATTITFK
- the gldN gene encoding gliding motility protein GldN, with amino-acid sequence MKAPHFFSLALVFCLALTLTPLQNSFAQTDEFSTLWRGEEGYNANSLRPVAESDIALQKTLWYRLSLKEKQNKPLFARQNEITRLLIEATKLGIIRPYENDSLRTRMSYETFFQRLKIPTEGLPEDPLIESWGTDETDWVMEGWDTEAAAEVEAQEFMPQQLYILELKENLIFDKKRARQIHDIQAITLYIPAELNPNTGLEMPLATFSYKEVVELLFRDNPKAIWYNAKNGGEHRNLEEAFDLRLFSAKIIKYDNIDDEYLIDLVQGDSHQALIESDRYEAQTIERENNLFEN
- a CDS encoding TRAP transporter small permease subunit, translating into MKKILNRSLFFLDSLNEYLGRALAWLTVALVAVVCIDVFARYLLKTGSALFPELEWHLFSMIFLLGAGYTLRNEQHVRVDVLYSNFSPLGKAWLNLIGHLVLLLPFCIVLIYISQPLVYNAWVTQEVSPDAGGLPYRFLIKSVIPASAVLLLIQGLAQMGKSLYFIFYKEDFEATK
- a CDS encoding TRAP transporter large permease, with translation MSLELLAILLFLLILAVLFSGYPVAFTLGGVSILVGIALLGIGYLDLLALRIYGTMQNIVLLSVPLFIFMGVILEKSGIAEDMLQTLTLMLGKLKGGLALAVIVVGLLLAASTGVVGATVVTMGLISLPAMLKRGYPATLSTGVIASAGTLGQIIPPSVVLILLGSVINVPVGDMFMGAVIPGLLLTFAYMLYVLIFAYLKPQSAPAATDEELAEFRTEGQGSRIFSAFILPFLLILTVLGSIFTGIATPTEAAGIGAFTAILMALLRRKLSFKMLQETARTTTFLTSMVFMILVGASAFSLTFRELKGDDMIVNAVTQSGLSAPMFVLVAMLGIFIAGFFIDFIEIIFIFVPILTPIFAAYGLDLLWVGILITMNLQTSFLTPPFGFSLFYLKGVAPPSVKTSDLYKGIIPFLLIQIALLAIVYFYPQIATWLPNYLNS
- a CDS encoding TRAP transporter substrate-binding protein, producing the protein MQPQHTPPQPPQSENKEEQKASSRRKFLSQALKGSAAFSLLGLAACRQDLKQETTTENTAATGAANAATIEWKCATTWPPNFPVVGEGVQLMADWIDKMSAGRLKIKVYGGGELVPALELFDAVSNGAIQMGHGASYYWGGKIPASNFFAAVPFGLNAQQMNAWLISGGGMALWEEIYTPFNVLPLPGGNTGVQMGGWFNKEIKSLADMKGLKMRMPGLGGKVVTELGGATIQIAGGEIYTSLERGVIDAAEWIGPYHDYTLGFHKIAKYYYYPGWHEPGTTLEVIINKQAFEKLPADLQEIVRTAAYRANHWMLSQFEAKNNEYLQKLINEEGVKLVKFPDEVLKAAKTATDKILNEVATQDAAAKKVYDSLLAFKKGISAWNQTSEVAIQPYL